From the genome of Vitis riparia cultivar Riparia Gloire de Montpellier isolate 1030 chromosome 2, EGFV_Vit.rip_1.0, whole genome shotgun sequence, one region includes:
- the LOC117906526 gene encoding bifunctional nitrilase/nitrile hydratase NIT4B-like, with protein TLCKESSNKRETKKHTISAMSSTVRATVVQASSIFYDTPATLDKAERFLKEAAALGSQLVVFPEAFIGGYPRGYNFADQSPRGKESFRKYHASAINVPGPEVDRLASMAAKYKVYLVTGVVERDGYTLYCTVLFFDPEGNYLGKHRKLMPTYWERLFWGFGDCSTTPVYDTPYGKLGSVICWENRMPLFRTSMYGKGIEIYCAPTADSGDKWVATMRHIAIEGGCYVLSPIQFCRRKDYPPPPEYLYSPTEEDVTPDSIVWAGGSVIISPHGEILAGPNYEGEGLFTADLDVRGEIPKAKFQFDVVGHYSRADVLSLTVNNRPLLPVTFTSSPSKIKDNEEMDECKDI; from the exons ACGTTGTGTAAGGAATCCTCAAACAAAAGGGAAACGAAAAAGCATACGATTTCTGCAATGTCTTCAACTGTTAGAGCCACCGTTGTTCAAGCTTCTAGTATCTTTTATGATACTCCTGCCACTCTAG ATAAGGCTGAGAGGTTTTTGAAAGAAGCAGCTGCACTAGGATCCCAACTGGTTGTGTTTCCTGAAGCATTTATCGGTGGGTATCCCCGGGGATACAATTTCGCCGACCAGTCGCCAAGAGGGAAAGAAAGTTTCCGCAAGTACCATGCTTCTGCCATTAATGTGCCGG GACCTGAAGTGGATAGATTGGCATCAATGGCTGCGAAATACAAAGTCTACTTAGTGACAGGTGTTGTTGAGAGAGATGGATACACATTGTATTGCACTGTTCTCTTCTTTGATCCTGAAGGTAATTACCTTGGAAAACATAGGAAACTCATGCCAACATATTGGGAGCGGCTCTTCTGGGGTTTCGGAGATTGCTCGACTACTCCAGTTTATGATACTCCATATGGAAAACTTGGTTCGGTCATTTGTTGGGAAAATAGAATGCCGCTTTTCAGGACATCAATGTATGGCAAAG GTATTGAGATATATTGTGCTCCTACTGCCGATTCCGGGGATAAATGGGTAGCCACAATGAGACACATCGCTATTGAGGGTGGATGCTATGTTCTTTCACCCATCCAGTTCTGTCGGAGGAAAGATTACCCACCTCCACCTGAGTATCTTTACAGTCCTACAGAAGAAGATGTCACTCCAGATTCTATTGTTTGGGCTGGAGGTAGTGTCATCATTTCGCCCCATGGAGAAATTCTAGCAGGACCGAATTATGAAGGAGAAGGCCTCTTCACAGCTGATCTTG ATGTTCGTGGAGAGATTCCTAAAGCAAAGTTCCAGTTCGATGTGGTAGGACATTATTCGAGAGCTGATGTGCTAAGCCTCACTGTGAACAATCGTCCACTGCTTCCTGTTACTTTCACATCCTCACCATCTAAAATCAAAGACAATGAGGAGATGGATGAATGCaaagatatataa